From Candidatus Desulfofervidus auxilii, the proteins below share one genomic window:
- a CDS encoding SIR2 family protein: MHENKDVEAKRLLKMQNKRKKKFKEVIILGAGASKSEGAPLQNELFKEFFEYYKQVLSKELIIEYFKKFWGIDIENYQNQNIKFPTFEECLGVLDLAYYRGESFKSYPKKEIEEIRNALIFLIAKVLDEKLRGQIIHHKKLVDRLKNEGSLRETAFLSLNYDIIIDNVLVELYPEFHLDYGIDFINFERENDWKRPDKNKAVLLLKIHGSLNWLYCPTCNHIELTLRKKGAIKAFYEVKECSECKTPMEPVIIPPTFYKEMTNPFIQKVFLKADKVLRSAERIFICGYSFPDADLHIKYLLKRAEQFREETPEIYVINNHPNKTEQQKDEEEQRISRFFKNKEKIHYTDLSFEEFAKRGVENV; this comes from the coding sequence ATGCATGAAAACAAAGATGTGGAAGCAAAAAGATTGTTGAAAATGCAAAACAAAAGAAAAAAGAAATTTAAGGAGGTAATAATCTTGGGTGCAGGTGCATCAAAAAGTGAAGGAGCGCCATTACAAAATGAACTATTTAAAGAATTCTTTGAATACTACAAACAGGTTTTATCAAAAGAATTGATAATAGAATATTTTAAGAAGTTTTGGGGCATCGATATTGAAAATTACCAAAATCAGAATATAAAATTCCCTACTTTTGAGGAATGCTTAGGGGTCTTGGATTTAGCCTATTATCGCGGTGAAAGCTTTAAAAGTTATCCTAAGAAAGAAATAGAAGAAATCAGAAATGCCTTAATTTTTCTTATAGCTAAGGTATTAGACGAAAAATTACGAGGACAAATAATCCATCATAAGAAATTGGTCGATAGACTTAAAAACGAAGGAAGTCTGAGGGAAACGGCTTTTCTAAGCCTAAACTATGATATAATTATTGATAATGTTTTGGTAGAGTTATATCCCGAATTCCATCTCGATTATGGAATAGATTTTATAAATTTTGAAAGAGAAAACGATTGGAAAAGACCTGACAAAAATAAAGCAGTGTTACTTTTGAAAATACATGGCTCTTTAAATTGGCTATATTGCCCTACATGTAATCATATTGAACTAACACTGAGAAAAAAGGGAGCTATCAAAGCTTTTTATGAAGTAAAGGAATGTAGTGAATGTAAAACACCAATGGAGCCTGTTATTATTCCTCCAACATTTTATAAGGAAATGACAAATCCATTTATCCAAAAGGTATTTCTAAAAGCAGATAAGGTTCTAAGAAGTGCTGAAAGAATATTCATATGTGGATACTCTTTTCCAGATGCGGATTTGCATATTAAATATTTACTAAAAAGAGCTGAACAATTTAGGGAAGAAACCCCAGAGATATATGTGATTAACAACCATCCAAACAAAACTGAGCAGCAAAAGGATGAAGAAGAGCAGAGAATTAGCAGATTCTTTAAAAACAAAGAAAAGATCCATTACACAGATCTATCGTTTGAAGAATTTGCGAAGAGAGGTGTAGAAAATGTATAA
- a CDS encoding DUF4268 domain-containing protein: MAKRESKYFGGKKLNLDIIDSNIEEGVGNFSCDIIARDSDSNKIIIIENQFGTTDHDHLGKILTYAAGKQAGVIIWIAENFREEHKKALEWLNENVDPEGGPSFFGIEIKLIKIEDSPPAPDFRIVVKPNDWERMIKMSSQTMSETAKKYLEFYSKLVDEYKKTNPRWRKVKPQPQSWLSFGAGKSGLSFVWAFKSNNRFAIEVYIDTGDKNENERIFEELEKHKDKIENEIKGLIWERMEEKRACRIAIYKNIKGSIKYLSEEDYPEIIEWASKTMKEFSNVLSRYIKRV; encoded by the coding sequence TTGGCTAAACGAGAATCTAAATATTTTGGGGGAAAAAAATTAAATCTGGATATAATTGATAGTAATATAGAAGAAGGCGTTGGGAATTTTAGTTGTGATATAATTGCAAGAGATTCCGATTCAAACAAAATAATTATAATAGAAAATCAGTTCGGAACTACAGACCATGATCATTTAGGTAAAATACTTACTTATGCTGCTGGTAAACAAGCAGGTGTAATAATATGGATCGCAGAAAATTTCAGAGAAGAGCATAAAAAGGCGTTAGAATGGTTAAATGAGAATGTTGATCCAGAGGGAGGCCCATCATTTTTTGGGATTGAGATAAAGTTGATTAAAATAGAGGATTCTCCACCAGCTCCTGATTTTAGAATAGTTGTTAAACCAAATGACTGGGAAAGAATGATTAAAATGTCAAGTCAAACGATGAGTGAAACAGCTAAAAAATATTTGGAATTTTATTCTAAATTAGTAGATGAGTATAAAAAGACCAATCCAAGGTGGAGAAAAGTTAAACCTCAACCACAGAGTTGGTTGAGCTTTGGTGCTGGTAAAAGTGGGTTATCATTTGTGTGGGCATTTAAAAGTAATAACAGATTTGCAATTGAAGTATATATTGATACAGGAGATAAAAATGAAAACGAAAGAATTTTTGAGGAGTTAGAAAAACATAAGGATAAAATAGAGAATGAGATAAAAGGACTTATATGGGAAAGAATGGAGGAAAAAAGGGCATGTAGGATTGCAATTTACAAAAACATCAAAGGTAGTATAAAATACCTTTCCGAAGAGGATTATCCAGAAATTATAGAATGGGCATCTAAAACAATGAAAGAGTTTAGCAATGTGCTATCAAGATATATTAAAAGGGTATAA